The following are encoded in a window of Amycolatopsis solani genomic DNA:
- a CDS encoding prolyl oligopeptidase family serine peptidase, whose amino-acid sequence MSVEDPYLWLEDVTGEDALDWVRARNGETLAELTTGARFAEVRDELREVLDADDRIPYVRRRGEYLYNFWQDASHPRGLWRRTTLESYRQAEPDWELLLDVDALAEAEGENWVWQGATVLRPGYRRGLVELSRGGADATVVREFDLDAHEFVEDGFTVPEAKTRIGWIDEDRVYIGTDFGPGTLTSSGYPRLSKEWRRGTPLAEAVTVYEGKPDDVSIGASHDPTEGFERDFVSRAIDFYRSELYLRTPDALVKIDVPDDASASVHREWLLVRPRTAWTVGGTEHPAGSLIGIRFDAFLAGDRAFATLFTPDEHTSLDYWAWTRNHLLLGTLRDVRTELRTLTPGPDGWTEEPLSGGPEFGSADIFDTDPDVSDEYLLNSSGFLQPSTLSYGHVGEEVEVLKQAPAFFDASGMSVAQYFATSEDGTKIPYFVVRPSGAEGGPTLLTGYGGFEVSLTPSYSGMIGRGWLSRGGTYVVANIRGGGEYGPGWHTQAIKAERHRVYEDFAAVAADLVSRGITTPSRLGIQGGSNGGLLIGVMLTRYPERFGAIVSQVPLLDMRRYHLLLAGASWMAEYGDPDEAAEWEYIAKYSPYQNVHSGRAYPPSLFVTSTRDDRVHPAHARKMVARMREQGHDVRYHENIEGGHGAAADNEQLAFKWALVFEFLWEQLTK is encoded by the coding sequence ATGAGTGTCGAGGACCCGTACCTGTGGCTGGAAGACGTGACCGGCGAAGACGCGCTGGACTGGGTGCGCGCCCGCAACGGCGAAACGCTGGCCGAGCTGACCACCGGAGCGCGCTTCGCCGAGGTGCGTGACGAGCTGCGCGAAGTGCTGGACGCCGACGACCGGATCCCGTACGTGCGCCGCCGCGGCGAGTACCTCTACAACTTCTGGCAGGACGCGAGCCACCCGCGCGGCCTGTGGCGGCGGACGACGCTCGAGTCCTACCGGCAGGCCGAGCCCGACTGGGAGCTGCTGCTCGACGTCGACGCGCTGGCCGAGGCCGAGGGCGAGAACTGGGTCTGGCAGGGCGCCACCGTGCTGCGGCCGGGCTACCGGCGCGGCCTGGTCGAGCTGTCCCGCGGCGGCGCGGACGCCACCGTCGTGCGCGAGTTCGACCTCGACGCGCACGAGTTCGTCGAGGACGGCTTCACCGTCCCGGAGGCGAAGACGCGGATCGGCTGGATCGACGAGGACCGCGTCTACATCGGAACGGACTTCGGCCCCGGCACGCTGACCAGCTCCGGCTACCCCCGGCTCTCGAAGGAGTGGCGGCGCGGGACCCCGCTGGCCGAGGCCGTCACGGTCTACGAAGGCAAGCCCGACGACGTCTCGATCGGCGCGTCCCACGACCCGACCGAAGGCTTCGAACGCGACTTCGTCAGCCGCGCGATCGACTTCTACCGCTCGGAGCTGTACCTGCGCACGCCTGATGCGCTGGTCAAGATCGACGTGCCCGACGACGCGAGCGCGTCCGTGCACCGCGAATGGCTGCTGGTCCGGCCGCGCACGGCGTGGACGGTCGGCGGCACCGAGCACCCCGCCGGCTCGCTGATCGGCATCCGCTTCGACGCCTTCCTGGCCGGCGACCGCGCCTTCGCCACGCTGTTCACGCCAGACGAGCACACCTCGCTCGACTACTGGGCCTGGACGCGCAACCACCTGCTGCTGGGCACGCTGCGCGACGTCCGCACGGAGCTGCGCACCCTGACGCCCGGCCCGGACGGCTGGACCGAGGAGCCCCTGTCCGGCGGGCCGGAGTTCGGCAGCGCCGACATCTTCGACACCGATCCCGACGTCAGCGACGAGTACCTGCTCAACTCCAGCGGCTTCCTGCAGCCGTCGACGCTGAGCTACGGCCACGTCGGCGAGGAGGTCGAAGTGCTGAAGCAGGCTCCGGCGTTCTTCGACGCGTCGGGCATGAGCGTCGCGCAGTACTTCGCGACGTCGGAGGACGGCACGAAGATCCCGTACTTCGTCGTCCGGCCGTCGGGTGCGGAGGGCGGCCCGACGCTGCTGACCGGCTACGGGGGCTTCGAGGTCTCGCTGACGCCGTCCTACAGCGGGATGATCGGCCGCGGCTGGCTCTCGCGCGGCGGCACGTACGTCGTCGCGAACATCCGCGGCGGCGGCGAGTACGGGCCCGGCTGGCACACGCAGGCGATCAAGGCCGAACGCCACCGCGTCTACGAGGACTTCGCCGCGGTGGCCGCGGATCTCGTGTCGCGGGGCATCACGACGCCGTCGCGGCTGGGGATCCAGGGCGGCAGCAACGGCGGCCTGCTGATAGGCGTCATGCTGACGCGCTACCCGGAGCGGTTCGGCGCGATCGTCAGCCAGGTGCCGCTGCTGGACATGCGCCGCTACCACCTGCTGCTGGCCGGCGCGTCGTGGATGGCCGAGTACGGCGATCCGGACGAGGCCGCGGAATGGGAGTACATCGCGAAGTACTCCCCGTACCAGAACGTCCACAGTGGACGCGCGTACCCGCCGTCGCTGTTCGTGACGTCGACGCGCGACGACCGCGTGCACCCCGCCCACGCCCGCAAGATGGTGGCGCGGATGCGTGAGCAGGGGCACGACGTCCGGTATCACGAGAACATCGAAGGCGGCCACGGCGCCGCGGCGGACAACGAGCAGCTGGCCTTCAAGTGGGCGCTGGTCTTCGAGTTCCTGTGGGAGCAGCTCACGAAGTGA
- a CDS encoding DMT family transporter translates to MGWVTLVFAGLVEIAWSQSIKPTENFTRPWPTLLCFVLGAAAVYLLSRAMDTVPVGTAYAVFTGIGAVGAIVLGVVVNKDPLSAGRAAALALIVGGVVLARVTS, encoded by the coding sequence ATGGGCTGGGTGACACTCGTCTTCGCCGGGCTCGTCGAGATCGCCTGGTCGCAGAGCATCAAACCGACGGAGAACTTCACCCGGCCGTGGCCGACGCTCCTGTGCTTCGTGCTCGGCGCGGCCGCCGTCTACCTGCTCTCGCGCGCGATGGACACCGTCCCGGTGGGCACGGCCTACGCCGTGTTCACCGGGATCGGCGCCGTCGGGGCGATCGTGCTCGGCGTCGTCGTGAACAAGGACCCGCTGAGCGCCGGCCGGGCGGCCGCGCTGGCCCTGATCGTCGGCGGCGTCGTGCTCGCGCGCGTCACTTCGTGA
- a CDS encoding FMN-dependent NADH-azoreductase — protein sequence MTHLLHLDSSARRRSFSRELSARYAAAWNGTRTYRDLAADPVPVIGEAWTEICDALLAAGITDPARYAEVVTTPGQKQAWAVVEPLLAELLEADVVLIGAPMYNFSIPAALKTWIDQVTFPRMSLKGTAFVIAGARGGTYAEGTPRAPFDHHERYLRDFIAGHYDVDDIRFVHAELTNALVDPHLAPRDGERKASREAALKAL from the coding sequence GTGACCCACCTGCTGCACCTCGACTCCAGCGCCCGCCGCCGGTCGTTCTCCCGCGAACTCTCCGCCCGCTACGCCGCCGCCTGGAACGGCACCCGCACCTACCGCGACCTCGCCGCCGACCCGGTGCCGGTGATCGGCGAGGCCTGGACCGAGATCTGCGACGCCCTGCTCGCCGCCGGGATCACCGACCCGGCGCGCTACGCCGAAGTCGTCACGACGCCCGGGCAGAAGCAGGCCTGGGCCGTCGTCGAGCCGCTCCTGGCCGAGCTGCTCGAAGCCGACGTCGTCCTGATCGGCGCGCCGATGTACAACTTCTCGATCCCGGCCGCGCTCAAGACGTGGATCGACCAGGTGACGTTCCCGCGGATGTCGCTGAAGGGCACAGCGTTCGTGATCGCCGGCGCCCGCGGCGGGACGTACGCCGAAGGCACCCCGCGAGCCCCCTTCGACCACCACGAGCGGTACCTGCGGGACTTCATCGCCGGGCACTACGACGTCGACGACATCCGGTTCGTGCACGCCGAGCTGACCAACGCCCTCGTCGATCCGCACCTCGCCCCGCGCGACGGCGAGCGAAAAGCGTCGCGCGAAGCCGCGTTGAAGGCGCTCTGA
- a CDS encoding TetR/AcrR family transcriptional regulator: MPERADAARNRAKILAAAERLFTARGAAEVTMEDIAQAAGVGRGTLYRRYPDRAAIAVALLDEHERRLQESLLRGEPPLGPGAPPASRLTAFYEAMVELLERHAHLVLGAEVGHSRFTTGAYGFWRTHVRVLAEAAGAADPDVLADVLLAPLAPELFLHQLSRGVSPARFTATLRGLAVLLETD; this comes from the coding sequence ATGCCCGAACGCGCCGACGCCGCCCGCAACCGCGCCAAGATCCTGGCGGCGGCCGAGCGGCTGTTCACCGCCCGCGGCGCGGCCGAGGTGACGATGGAGGACATCGCCCAGGCGGCCGGCGTCGGCCGCGGCACGCTGTACCGCCGCTACCCGGACCGCGCGGCGATCGCGGTGGCGCTGCTGGACGAGCACGAGCGCCGCCTGCAGGAGTCGTTGCTGCGCGGCGAGCCCCCACTGGGCCCGGGCGCTCCCCCGGCGTCGCGGCTGACGGCGTTCTACGAGGCGATGGTGGAACTGCTGGAGCGGCACGCGCACCTGGTGCTGGGCGCGGAGGTCGGCCACTCGCGGTTCACGACCGGCGCGTACGGGTTCTGGCGCACGCACGTGCGGGTCCTGGCGGAGGCGGCGGGGGCAGCGGATCCCGACGTGCTGGCGGACGTGCTGCTGGCACCGCTGGCGCCGGAGCTGTTCCTGCACCAGCTGTCCCGGGGCGTCTCGCCGGCGCGGTTCACAGCGACGTTGCGAGGACTGGCCGTCCTGCTGGAGACGGACTGA
- a CDS encoding ferritin-like domain-containing protein translates to MTDEHWLHDFETEAERRSRREDPPWAQGARLHPDVAKSVQRFQVGEAGDGANLIAKAGDGDYLAAVRLFVAEEQNHARMLAELLAAAGVPTIPNHWSDAVFVRLRRALGLRLELMVLLIAEVVALRYYRALRDGTTDPLVTQVAARILADEERHVPFHCHRLRIGFTRFPKPVRAVVFGAWRVLLIGVAVTVAADHGPALHRLGVGRRVFVADVLTAFESALARLRGTA, encoded by the coding sequence ATGACGGACGAACACTGGCTCCACGACTTCGAAACCGAGGCCGAACGCCGCAGCCGGCGCGAAGATCCGCCCTGGGCGCAGGGTGCCCGCCTGCACCCCGACGTCGCCAAGAGCGTCCAGCGGTTCCAGGTCGGCGAGGCCGGCGACGGCGCCAACCTCATCGCGAAAGCCGGCGACGGCGACTACCTCGCCGCCGTGCGGCTGTTCGTCGCCGAAGAACAGAACCACGCGCGGATGCTCGCCGAGCTGCTGGCCGCCGCTGGGGTGCCGACTATTCCGAACCACTGGTCCGACGCCGTGTTCGTCCGGCTGAGGCGGGCGCTCGGGCTGCGGCTGGAACTCATGGTGCTGCTCATCGCCGAGGTCGTCGCGCTGCGGTACTATCGCGCCTTGCGCGACGGCACGACCGACCCCCTGGTGACCCAGGTCGCGGCCCGCATCCTCGCCGACGAGGAGCGCCACGTCCCGTTCCACTGCCACCGCCTCCGTATCGGCTTCACCCGCTTCCCCAAGCCGGTGCGCGCGGTGGTGTTCGGCGCTTGGCGGGTGCTCCTGATCGGCGTGGCGGTGACGGTGGCGGCGGACCACGGCCCGGCCCTGCACCGCCTCGGGGTCGGGAGACGGGTGTTCGTGGCGGACGTGCTCACGGCGTTCGAATCCGCGCTCGCGCGACTCCGCGGCACCGCCTGA
- a CDS encoding ATP-binding protein: MTRSRSAVHRTILVVDVEGYGNAHRTNDHRLAVRHGMYEILKIAFTRAGLTWDMCEADDCGDGVMILAPPDQPKSLFAETLPGQLIAALREHNGRHAPEARIRLRVALHAGEIHFDDHGFAGAAINLTFRLIDSAPLRDALADSPGVLAMVVSGWFFEDVVRHCPGAHPASYQRLPVEVKETSTIGWFCLPDQPVADERRGKIPVQRSRSEVASTWTLPRDTASFTGRADELSRLAAAAREEGGQQVVGIQAIDGMAGIGKTSFAIHAAHQLVDWFPDAQLFLRLHAHTPGQTPVNPTDALASLLTMVGVDAQHLPADLDSRAAMWRDRVAGKRVLLVLDDADSHRQVEPLLPATPGCLVLVTSRRRLTALDTTITLSLDTLPAREAADLFTSLSRREVLGPQSDVLADVIRSCGHLPLAISLLAGRLRDHPMWTIEDLAGKLHESHDWVIRQTHAEEVAVTAAFHLSYRNLRADRQRFFRYISLHPGTEFEATSAAALADIPVDDARTHLDNLYNDHLLNETAPERYRMHDLVREYSRTLVGDETSGDRDRAVGRLLDHYKSAATAADQFITQDLMRDAPRAEPRTHGRPGTLAPATRDAAWKWMHTESANLLACARHAAAHALPEQVIGLAAATAAFLDVVGPWDQAVVLHHDAATAARGLGDDLHTADALHRIGRAQHRRAEYPAAISALSQALEIYDRLAHELGQVGTLIQLGRAWRQTDEYAQAADAYTKALSLSRRLKDRTDEACALNELGIIRLVKGEYTEAISAHSSALDIYTALKDRTGQADAVNELGVAKRMTGDYTAAIELHARALDVYRDLRDGFHQALTLNNLGTALRARGKPAEAIEAHQEALAIARNSGDRIGQAIALNELGAAQATTESFAAATASHDRALALYRMLGQHLGVAETLNHKGTLLLASGNPRDAQAQHEMALEVARGISTPLEEARALAGLGWCAADLGDTTATHDYFHQALAIYDRLGAAERFEITRAIATLASAHRTE, translated from the coding sequence ATGACGCGTTCAAGATCGGCTGTGCACCGCACCATCCTCGTCGTGGACGTCGAAGGGTACGGAAACGCGCATCGGACGAACGACCACCGGCTCGCCGTGCGGCACGGCATGTATGAGATCTTGAAAATCGCGTTCACCCGGGCCGGGCTCACGTGGGACATGTGCGAAGCCGATGACTGCGGTGACGGCGTAATGATTCTCGCCCCGCCGGACCAGCCGAAATCCCTGTTCGCGGAAACACTCCCCGGACAACTGATCGCGGCGCTGCGGGAACACAACGGCCGGCACGCCCCGGAAGCACGGATTCGGCTGCGGGTGGCCCTGCACGCGGGCGAGATCCATTTCGACGACCATGGTTTCGCGGGCGCAGCGATCAACCTGACATTCCGGCTCATCGATTCGGCGCCGTTGCGCGACGCGCTCGCCGATTCACCCGGCGTCCTGGCCATGGTCGTCTCCGGCTGGTTCTTCGAAGATGTGGTCCGGCACTGCCCGGGCGCCCACCCCGCGAGCTATCAGCGGCTTCCGGTCGAGGTTAAAGAGACCAGCACCATCGGCTGGTTCTGCCTGCCGGACCAGCCCGTCGCGGACGAGCGGCGAGGCAAGATCCCGGTTCAGCGGTCCAGGAGCGAAGTGGCGAGCACGTGGACGCTCCCGCGCGACACGGCGTCGTTCACGGGGCGGGCCGATGAGCTGAGCAGGCTGGCCGCCGCCGCCCGCGAAGAGGGTGGGCAGCAGGTCGTCGGCATCCAGGCGATCGACGGGATGGCGGGGATCGGCAAGACTTCGTTCGCCATCCACGCGGCCCACCAGCTGGTCGACTGGTTCCCGGACGCCCAGCTGTTCCTGCGGTTGCACGCCCACACGCCGGGGCAGACGCCGGTCAACCCCACCGACGCGCTGGCTTCCCTGCTCACCATGGTCGGGGTCGACGCCCAGCACCTTCCCGCCGACCTCGACTCCCGAGCCGCCATGTGGCGCGACCGGGTCGCAGGCAAGCGCGTGCTGCTGGTGCTGGACGATGCGGACAGCCACCGGCAAGTCGAGCCGCTGCTGCCCGCGACGCCGGGCTGCCTGGTCCTCGTGACCAGCCGGCGCCGGCTGACGGCACTCGACACGACCATTACGCTCTCCCTGGACACGTTGCCCGCGCGCGAAGCAGCCGACCTCTTCACCAGCCTTTCGCGACGCGAGGTGCTCGGGCCGCAGTCGGACGTGCTGGCCGACGTGATCCGCTCGTGCGGTCACCTCCCGCTGGCCATCTCCCTGCTGGCCGGACGGCTGCGCGACCACCCGATGTGGACCATCGAGGATCTGGCCGGAAAGCTGCACGAGTCGCACGACTGGGTCATCCGCCAGACCCACGCCGAAGAAGTGGCAGTGACCGCCGCCTTCCACCTTTCGTACCGCAACCTGCGGGCGGACCGGCAGCGCTTCTTCCGCTACATCAGCCTGCACCCCGGAACCGAATTCGAAGCCACCAGCGCCGCGGCGCTCGCCGATATCCCGGTTGACGACGCCCGGACGCACCTCGACAACCTGTACAACGACCACCTGCTCAACGAGACCGCGCCCGAGCGCTATCGCATGCACGACCTGGTCCGCGAGTATTCGCGCACCCTGGTCGGCGACGAGACCTCCGGCGACCGAGACCGAGCGGTCGGCCGGCTGCTCGACCACTACAAGAGCGCGGCGACCGCCGCGGACCAGTTCATCACCCAGGACCTGATGCGGGACGCACCCCGGGCCGAGCCGCGGACCCATGGCCGGCCGGGCACCCTTGCGCCGGCCACGCGCGACGCGGCCTGGAAGTGGATGCACACCGAGTCGGCCAACCTGCTCGCCTGCGCGCGGCACGCCGCCGCCCACGCCCTGCCGGAGCAGGTAATCGGCCTGGCGGCCGCGACGGCGGCGTTCCTGGACGTCGTGGGGCCCTGGGACCAGGCCGTCGTCCTGCACCACGACGCCGCGACAGCGGCCCGTGGCCTGGGCGACGACCTCCACACCGCCGACGCCCTGCACCGCATCGGGCGAGCCCAGCACCGGAGGGCCGAATACCCGGCGGCGATTTCCGCGCTGTCCCAGGCCCTCGAGATCTACGATCGCCTGGCTCACGAGCTCGGCCAGGTGGGCACGCTGATCCAGCTCGGGCGGGCGTGGCGGCAGACCGACGAGTACGCCCAAGCGGCGGACGCGTACACGAAGGCGCTTTCGTTGTCCCGCAGGCTCAAAGACCGCACCGACGAGGCTTGCGCACTCAACGAACTGGGCATCATCCGGCTCGTCAAGGGCGAATACACCGAGGCGATATCGGCGCACAGCAGCGCCTTGGACATCTACACCGCGCTCAAGGACCGGACCGGCCAAGCCGACGCCGTCAACGAACTCGGCGTGGCGAAACGGATGACGGGCGACTACACCGCTGCGATCGAACTCCACGCGCGGGCCTTGGACGTCTACCGCGATCTCCGCGACGGGTTCCACCAAGCCCTCACCCTCAACAACCTGGGCACGGCGTTGCGGGCGAGAGGAAAGCCGGCCGAAGCGATCGAAGCCCACCAGGAAGCGCTGGCCATCGCGAGGAACTCGGGCGATCGCATCGGCCAGGCCATCGCCCTCAACGAGCTCGGTGCCGCTCAGGCGACGACGGAGAGCTTCGCGGCCGCGACGGCATCCCACGACCGCGCGCTCGCCCTCTACCGGATGCTCGGTCAGCACCTGGGGGTCGCGGAGACGCTCAACCACAAAGGCACACTGCTACTCGCTTCCGGGAACCCGCGAGACGCCCAGGCCCAGCACGAGATGGCGCTCGAGGTCGCGCGAGGGATCAGCACTCCCCTCGAAGAAGCGCGGGCGCTCGCAGGCCTCGGCTGGTGCGCCGCCGACCTCGGCGACACGACCGCGACCCACGACTACTTCCACCAGGCCCTGGCCATCTACGACCGGCTGGGCGCGGCCGAGCGGTTCGAGATCACGCGCGCGATCGCCACCCTCGCCTCCGCGCACCGGACCGAATAG
- a CDS encoding vitamin B12-dependent ribonucleotide reductase, translating into MTETVGTGAGAAAGKKSKAAGGLSVKRVFTTEGQHPYDQVTWEQRDVVMTNWRDGSVNFEQRGVEFPDFWSVNATNIVTSKYFRGAVGSPQRERSLKQLIDRVVKTYVKAARDHGYFSSPQDLEIFEHELTWMLLHQVFSFNSPVWFNVGTASKQQVSACFILAVDDTMESILNWYREEGLIFKGGSGAGLNLSRIRSSKELLTSGGTASGPVSFMRGADASAGTIKSGGATRRAAKMVVLDIDHPDIEEFVQTKAREEEKIKVLRDAGFDMDLSGADISSVQYQNANNSVRVSDEFMQAVENGTDFGLRARLTGEVIERTDAKKLFRGVAQAAWECADPGIQYDGTINDWHTCPESGRITASNPCSEYMHLDNSSCNLASLNLLKFVTPEGTFDAPLFARAVEFVITAMDVSICFADFPTEPIADTTRKFRQLGIGYANLGALLMALGHAYDSEGGRALAAAITSLMTGVSYRRSAEMAQVVGAYEGYARNAESHQRVMRKHAAANELVRTYHSNDAAVRALATQEWKKGIDIGTKHGWRNAQASVLAPTGTIGFMMDCDTTGIEPDFSLVKFKKLVGGGSMQIVNQTVPRALEALGYPTEQVEAIVEFVAQNGHVVDAPGLRPEHYEVFDCAVGERSIAPMGHVRMMAAVQPFLSGAISKTVNMPESATVEEVEEIYFQGWKLGLKALAIYRDNCKVGQPLSTAKKDKAVAEPEKVVEYRPVRKRLPKKRPSQTVSFTVGGAEGYLTAGSYPDDGLGEIFVKLGKQGSTLAGVMDAFSMSISVGLQHGIPLEFYVSKFSNLRFEPAGMTDDPDIRIATSVMDYLFRRLALDYLPQEKRAQLGILSADERSAEVEASYGTPDLEALRSTVDSSPEPHAEEPEHPHREAQTTTELMELRLGKAADAPLCMTCGTKMRPAGSCYACEGCGATSGCS; encoded by the coding sequence ATGACCGAAACCGTGGGAACCGGGGCCGGCGCGGCCGCCGGCAAGAAGAGCAAGGCAGCCGGCGGGCTGAGCGTGAAGCGCGTCTTCACCACCGAGGGGCAGCACCCCTACGACCAGGTGACCTGGGAACAGCGCGACGTCGTGATGACGAACTGGCGCGACGGCTCGGTCAACTTCGAGCAGCGCGGCGTGGAGTTCCCCGATTTCTGGTCGGTCAACGCCACGAACATCGTCACCAGCAAGTACTTCCGCGGCGCCGTCGGCAGCCCGCAGCGCGAGCGCAGCCTCAAGCAGCTCATCGACCGCGTCGTGAAGACGTACGTCAAGGCCGCCCGCGACCACGGCTACTTCTCCTCGCCGCAGGACCTCGAAATCTTCGAGCACGAGCTCACCTGGATGCTGCTGCACCAGGTCTTCAGCTTCAACTCCCCGGTCTGGTTCAACGTCGGCACGGCCTCGAAGCAGCAGGTCTCGGCGTGCTTCATCCTCGCCGTCGACGACACGATGGAGTCGATCCTCAACTGGTACCGCGAGGAGGGCCTCATCTTCAAGGGCGGCTCCGGCGCCGGCCTGAACCTCTCGCGCATCCGCTCCTCGAAGGAGCTGCTGACCTCCGGCGGCACCGCGTCCGGCCCGGTCTCGTTCATGCGTGGCGCCGACGCGTCCGCGGGCACCATCAAGTCCGGCGGCGCCACCCGGCGCGCGGCGAAGATGGTCGTGCTCGACATCGACCACCCGGACATCGAGGAGTTCGTCCAGACGAAGGCCCGCGAAGAGGAGAAGATCAAGGTCCTCCGCGACGCCGGGTTCGACATGGACCTCTCCGGCGCGGACATCTCCTCGGTGCAGTACCAGAACGCGAACAACTCGGTCCGCGTGTCCGACGAGTTCATGCAGGCGGTCGAGAACGGCACCGATTTCGGCCTGCGTGCCCGGCTCACCGGCGAGGTCATCGAGCGCACCGACGCGAAGAAGCTGTTCCGCGGCGTCGCGCAGGCCGCGTGGGAGTGCGCCGACCCCGGCATCCAGTACGACGGCACGATCAACGACTGGCACACCTGCCCGGAGTCCGGCCGGATCACCGCGTCGAACCCGTGCAGCGAGTACATGCACCTCGACAACTCGAGCTGCAACCTCGCCTCGCTGAACCTGCTCAAGTTCGTCACGCCCGAGGGCACCTTCGACGCGCCGCTGTTCGCGCGCGCCGTCGAGTTCGTCATCACCGCGATGGACGTCTCGATCTGCTTCGCGGACTTCCCGACCGAGCCGATCGCCGACACCACGCGGAAGTTCCGCCAGCTCGGCATCGGCTACGCCAACCTCGGCGCGCTGCTGATGGCGCTGGGCCACGCGTACGACTCCGAAGGCGGCCGCGCCCTCGCGGCGGCGATCACGTCGCTGATGACTGGCGTGTCCTACCGCCGTTCGGCGGAGATGGCCCAGGTCGTCGGCGCGTACGAGGGCTACGCGCGCAACGCCGAGTCGCACCAGCGCGTGATGCGCAAGCACGCGGCGGCGAACGAGCTCGTCCGCACCTACCACTCGAACGACGCCGCCGTCCGCGCGCTGGCGACGCAGGAGTGGAAGAAGGGCATCGACATCGGCACGAAGCACGGCTGGCGCAACGCGCAGGCGTCCGTGCTCGCGCCCACCGGCACCATCGGCTTCATGATGGACTGCGACACCACCGGCATCGAGCCGGACTTCTCGCTGGTGAAGTTCAAGAAGCTCGTCGGCGGCGGCTCGATGCAGATCGTCAACCAGACCGTGCCGCGCGCGCTGGAGGCGCTGGGCTACCCGACCGAGCAGGTCGAGGCGATCGTCGAGTTCGTCGCGCAGAACGGCCACGTCGTCGACGCGCCGGGGCTGCGTCCCGAGCACTACGAGGTGTTCGACTGCGCCGTCGGCGAGCGCTCGATCGCGCCGATGGGCCACGTCCGGATGATGGCGGCGGTGCAGCCGTTCCTGTCCGGCGCCATCTCCAAGACGGTCAACATGCCGGAGTCGGCGACGGTCGAAGAGGTCGAGGAGATCTACTTCCAGGGCTGGAAGCTCGGCCTCAAGGCCCTCGCGATCTACCGCGACAACTGCAAGGTCGGCCAGCCGCTGTCGACGGCCAAGAAGGACAAGGCCGTCGCGGAGCCGGAGAAGGTCGTCGAGTACCGGCCGGTGCGCAAGCGCCTGCCGAAGAAGCGCCCGAGCCAGACGGTGTCCTTCACGGTCGGCGGCGCGGAGGGCTACCTGACGGCGGGCTCCTACCCGGACGACGGCCTCGGCGAGATCTTCGTCAAGCTGGGCAAGCAGGGCTCGACCCTGGCCGGCGTGATGGACGCGTTCTCGATGTCGATCTCGGTCGGCCTCCAGCACGGCATCCCGCTGGAGTTCTACGTCTCGAAGTTCTCGAACCTGCGCTTCGAGCCGGCCGGCATGACCGACGACCCGGACATCCGCATCGCGACGAGCGTGATGGACTACCTGTTCCGCAGGCTGGCGCTGGACTACCTGCCGCAGGAGAAGCGCGCCCAGCTGGGCATCCTGTCGGCGGACGAGCGCTCGGCGGAGGTCGAGGCGAGCTACGGCACGCCGGACCTCGAAGCCCTGCGGTCCACAGTGGACTCCTCACCGGAGCCGCACGCGGAGGAACCGGAGCACCCCCACCGCGAAGCCCAGACGACGACGGAGCTGATGGAGCTCCGCCTCGGCAAGGCGGCGGACGCCCCGCTGTGCATGACGTGCGGCACGAAGATGCGCCCGGCCGGCTCGTGCTACGCCTGCGAAGGCTGCGGCGCGACTTCGGGTTGTAGCTGA
- the nrdR gene encoding transcriptional regulator NrdR: protein MRCPFCRHADSRVVDSREVDEGQAIRRRRSCASCGRRFTTSETMVLAVVKRSGVTEQFSRDKVVSGVRRACQGRPVDDDALQQLAQRVEESIRSAGLAEIPSHEVGLAILGPLRELDGVAYLRFASVYRSFSSVEDFEKEIADLREAMAGSAAPEESDQRAGGE from the coding sequence ATGAGGTGCCCGTTCTGCCGGCATGCGGACTCTCGGGTCGTCGACTCCCGAGAGGTGGATGAAGGCCAGGCGATCCGCAGGCGGCGCTCGTGCGCGTCGTGCGGACGGCGGTTCACGACGTCGGAGACGATGGTGCTCGCCGTCGTCAAGCGGTCCGGCGTCACCGAACAGTTCAGCCGGGACAAGGTCGTGAGCGGCGTCCGCCGCGCCTGCCAGGGCAGGCCGGTCGACGACGACGCGCTGCAGCAGCTCGCGCAGCGCGTGGAGGAATCGATCCGCTCCGCCGGTCTGGCGGAGATCCCGAGTCACGAGGTCGGCCTGGCCATCCTGGGCCCGCTGCGTGAGCTCGACGGGGTCGCGTACCTCCGCTTCGCCAGCGTCTACCGCTCCTTCTCGTCGGTCGAGGACTTCGAGAAGGAGATCGCCGATCTTCGTGAGGCCATGGCGGGTTCTGCTGCGCCGGAGGAGAGCGATCAGCGAGCAGGCGGCGAGTAG